The genomic segment GAGAGAGCAATTTTTCATCTATTAACAACATTTTCAACACTGGTTGTGGGTCGGTAAGATGCGAACACActcgttctttttttaatgatatgtcgTAAGCaacttacttatattacttttattcaatttatttggCAGCATAAGcgaaattatatttatagtgTTTACTATTAGTTAGTAGCGTTGTTTTTAATCAATTGTTTAAGTCAACGTTTGTCTATGAACTGTCTTAGGCTTTTGTGCATGTCCTAATACCTTTGTCACTGCGCTTCAgttataagttttattatttttattcagttttaTATGAGTATGATTTTTTGGTATAGTTtttaagagctgttggtctcccaaatataaaCTTTAGATTGGTCTACGAGCTGACGCGACGGAAGGCAGCAACATTAGCGGcactcaccgctgagcacgtgcaGCACGACGGAGGCGGAGTCGAGGTTGGAGGGCGCACACGAGTAGTTGCCGGAGTCCTCACGCCGTGGGTTGTATATTATCAAGTTTCCGACCTGCAACAGACCGACCGGACTGATAATACTTTGTGTAGAACGGAAGCGCCCTCTCCACCCTGTAACTGTACGAACTGGATTATCCTTTCTTATTTGCGGTCCGTAACACGTAAGGAGTTAAGAGAGCGCGGCCTGACGGTCTCGGCCGCGCGCATGGGGTGAGGCGGCCCTCCCTGCACCCGTGTGTGGTTGGGGCGTGGAGTGTGGGGTACGTACCGTGGTGTCGGGCGAGATGCGCTCCATGCGGATCTCGACGAGGCTGCGGTCGTAGTTGAGCACGCGCTCGTCGTTGTGGTACCAGAAGATGTACGCGGGCTCCTCCAGCGCCTGCGTGATCACGCACTTGAGGCTCACCGTGCTGCCAGCCTTCACGTACAGGTCCGACTCGCCCACGATCTCGATCTTTGGCACTGCAATATACACGTCATAACGGTTGACCATCATTGAGAGGTCGctggtctaaaccaatgattttcgagtCACCCAATACATTGGTCAAACAGAAAGGTCTGTGGAGCGTGGGTACTCAATTCATGTTGCAAATATGTGGTTAACTCAATTGGGattatagttgtgagcttatgttacgtttttGTATTCATGTTTGCATCTTAAATGATAATTGTGTGCTCAGCGGTGTTTTCCGGCCCcgcgagaaatgtgttttcggaggtacgtgccTTAACCTGTTGGATAGGCTTTCTCTTGGCAGTCGCTGACCTGTTAAGTCATCAAGTTACATAAACGGTTCCCATAATAACGgtataacgctagagagatgacgCTACTCGCCACACGGCGCAGGGGGTGGGCAGGCGTGACTCACCGACGACGTTGAGCTGCACGAAGTGGCTCATCTTGGGCTCGGTGCCGACCTGGCATTCGTACACGCCGGCGTCCCGCGCCTGCACATATTTCACCTGCAACACACGTACATCtcctgtttatttatgtatttgatgtATTTCATTGTATAGCTTATTTACGCccaagaaaattattgaaatgatTATAGTTGTAAATCTAGTTTCTTCACCCAATTAGCTGTGTCGTTTTGCAGGGGAAAGTGTGTTATACCAATTGAATGATCTACTATTATTATTGTCTCATAATAAGTATTTcactgttttattaaaatatataattttcatccaaatcgacTCAGTGGATTACACATTAAGAAGGTAAAAGACACCACGAGAAAGTAACttttccatttataatattggtATGGAAGTATCGATATTAATATTTAGCGTAATAATGTAGTGATTAGTGAGGGTAATGGTACCTGTAGCGTCCAGGTGTCGGTGGCCTCGACGAGGAAGGCCTGGAAGCGCTCGTCGGCGATGAACGTGAACCGGTCCACGGTGAGGATGTGCGCGTCGCGCCGCCGGATCCACGACACTGACTTGTTGCTCAGCTGCCGCACCTGCCGCCAACAACAGCCATCTTATTAGGCCCACACTACCCAGCGTTGTTCATTACACCACTATTTCTTTTAAAGAACTAATTTTGCACACACTATTTCGTTGTCTGCTCAGACAATTCCTTCTCGTACAatttaaaatcagaatttcCAATAGCTTCGTTGTTATTGTGGCGTCTCTTATTAGATTATCTGCTTTAGACCAATTGGCCAGATAAACTTTGTGTGCTTTGGGAGATAGGTAAGCTCGTTCGGAATTATACATAAATTAGCTAACAGGTGAAGCCAGTAGGGGCCGGTCGCTGTACAGCCTCACTTAGTGCGTATATACCTTGCAGGGTAGGTAGGCGTGCGTGCCGAGCTGTGTGGTGATATTGTTGGGCGCGGCGGGGTCAAAGTAGGGCCCGGTGTAGAGCCCCACGTAGCGCTTGCGCACGCGCGCACCGCCCGCCTCGCCGCACGACAGCACTGGAACATATACATACACAGATGTCAATATATTGCGGAACTGACGGACAGAAGATGAAGCCATCATGAAGGAAACATTATCAGTGAATGTAGCGTTACATTTGTAAGGCACGTGCATGTATATATGATAACATCGTCAGCGAACATGATAATAAAGCACATTCGAAGCTGAATGTGGGTACAACAGTGGTTGTGTGTGCCAGTAGTGCGGACGGAGCCACGCGGCGGCGTATGCTAATCGGCTTCGGCCGCCGCCGAGCCTGTAGTATTGGAtcaattatgtaaattaattacTTTGATGATCGGTAATTGGACGAATTCGATTCGATTTATCTCGGCTACCAATATTTGGACTTACATTTACATAGCGTTGTGattcaatattaaataataatctacTGGCGACGAATTTTGCGGGGAGTTGTTTAAATATTCAGTTGTCGTGGTAATAAGTGTTCTATTTATGGTTGGCTTCTATTAACATAAATGGTCTATTTACGTCCCaatgttgggcacaggcctcctctcactCAAACGGAGGTGGTGTGCAAGTGCAATCCTATAGAGAATACATTTTGGATTTTATTTGTCTGCTTAtgagtaattattattaaccaTACTTTACATACCATTGGCAAATAAACTGCAAGACTAATAAGGC from the Pectinophora gossypiella chromosome 11, ilPecGoss1.1, whole genome shotgun sequence genome contains:
- the LOC126370897 gene encoding lachesin-like; its protein translation is MRLCTAEDVHIYRGARPQRRSMSARAPRLHALAAALLLAAHLFKVLSCGEAGGARVRKRYVGLYTGPYFDPAAPNNITTQLGTHAYLPCKVRQLSNKSVSWIRRRDAHILTVDRFTFIADERFQAFLVEATDTWTLQVKYVQARDAGVYECQVGTEPKMSHFVQLNVVVPKIEIVGESDLYVKAGSTVSLKCVITQALEEPAYIFWYHNDERVLNYDRSLVEIRMERISPDTTVGNLIIYNPRREDSGNYSCAPSNLDSASVVLHVLSGEQPAAMQHGNSGSARAPPAPRAARLAALLALALLFSVMCHDEDEPK